The following are encoded in a window of Nakamurella sp. A5-74 genomic DNA:
- the rpmB gene encoding 50S ribosomal protein L28 encodes MAAVCDVCGKGPGFGMSVSHSHRRTHRRWNPNIQSVRALIAPGTVRKVNACTSCLKAGKVTRG; translated from the coding sequence ATGGCTGCCGTGTGTGACGTGTGTGGCAAGGGCCCGGGCTTCGGGATGAGTGTGTCGCACTCGCACCGGCGGACGCATCGCCGGTGGAACCCGAACATCCAGTCGGTGCGTGCGCTGATCGCCCCCGGCACGGTGCGCAAGGTCAACGCCTGCACCTCGTGCCTCAAGGCCGGCAAGGTCACCCGCGGCTGA
- a CDS encoding isocitrate lyase/phosphoenolpyruvate mutase family protein → MTDHTPTALAACADVLLALHRPGDPVVLPTVWDAWSAALSAEAGFAGLTVGSHPVADSIGRADNEGMTFEELLTRLRQIIPAVDIPVSVDIESGYGQEPARLIEGLLEVGAVGLNLEDTVHSQGGRRRDPQEHADLVGALRAAADASGVHVVINARTDVLLRVETTPERVADAIDRLDRAAKAGADVLYPVGVHPDDIWQQLVSALPLPLNGIAHPGDDDLAHFRAIGVGRVSFGPRLQGALADHARSLLGAWR, encoded by the coding sequence ATGACCGACCACACCCCCACCGCCCTGGCCGCTTGCGCCGATGTGCTGCTCGCCCTGCACCGTCCCGGGGATCCGGTGGTCCTGCCGACCGTGTGGGATGCCTGGTCCGCAGCGCTGTCCGCGGAGGCCGGATTCGCAGGCCTGACCGTCGGCAGCCATCCGGTCGCCGACTCGATCGGCCGCGCCGACAACGAGGGCATGACGTTCGAGGAGCTGCTCACCCGGCTGCGGCAGATCATCCCGGCCGTCGACATCCCGGTCTCGGTGGACATTGAATCCGGCTACGGACAGGAACCCGCCCGGCTCATCGAGGGCCTGCTGGAGGTGGGCGCCGTCGGGCTGAACCTCGAGGACACCGTCCACTCCCAGGGTGGCCGGCGCCGGGATCCGCAGGAGCACGCCGATCTCGTCGGCGCCCTCCGCGCCGCCGCCGACGCGTCCGGCGTGCACGTGGTGATCAACGCCCGCACCGATGTGCTGCTGCGGGTGGAGACCACCCCGGAGCGGGTCGCCGATGCGATCGACCGACTGGACCGCGCCGCGAAGGCCGGCGCCGATGTGCTCTACCCGGTCGGTGTGCACCCGGACGACATCTGGCAGCAGTTGGTCTCCGCGCTACCCCTGCCGCTCAACGGCATCGCCCACCCCGGTGACGACGACCTGGCGCACTTCAGGGCCATCGGGGTCGGCCGGGTCAGCTTCGGACCGCGGTTGCAGGGCGCACTCGCCGACCACGCCCGGTCTCTGTTAGGCGCCTGGCGCTGA
- a CDS encoding ATP-binding cassette domain-containing protein — protein MKSSTTSALAVDAHGLVKQFKGVRAVDGIDLQVPAGQVFGVLGPNGAGKTTTIRMLATLLRIDAGTATIFGHDVATEGHIVRQLIGVTGQYASVDEKLSGRENLRLFARIHGQSGKQASVTALDLLERFGLTEAADRPLSQFSGGMRRRLDLAASLISRPPLIFLDEPTTGLDPRTRGQMWDTIRDLVRQGSTILLTTQYLDEADQLADRIAVIDRGRKVAEGTSSELKSSIGSSTLAVGITDADRIDEAVGIVSVTLDRAATRSPESARLVVPLRTSDETVTALIALRDRGIEVSEIKVQEPTLDEVFLALTGEPTHDDDAGAAQPAA, from the coding sequence ATGAAATCCTCGACCACGTCAGCCCTGGCCGTCGACGCGCACGGCCTGGTCAAGCAGTTCAAGGGCGTCCGCGCGGTCGACGGGATCGACCTGCAGGTGCCCGCCGGCCAGGTCTTCGGTGTGCTCGGACCGAACGGCGCCGGCAAGACCACCACCATCCGGATGCTCGCCACCCTGCTGCGCATCGACGCCGGCACGGCGACGATCTTCGGGCACGACGTCGCCACCGAGGGCCACATCGTGCGGCAGCTGATCGGCGTCACCGGGCAGTACGCGTCGGTCGACGAGAAGCTGAGTGGCCGGGAGAACTTGCGGCTGTTCGCGCGGATCCACGGCCAGTCCGGCAAGCAGGCGTCCGTCACCGCACTGGATCTTCTCGAGCGCTTCGGGTTGACCGAGGCCGCCGACCGCCCGTTGTCGCAGTTCTCCGGCGGGATGCGTCGCAGGCTCGACCTGGCGGCGAGCCTGATCTCCCGACCACCGCTGATCTTCCTCGACGAGCCGACCACCGGTCTGGACCCGCGGACCCGCGGGCAGATGTGGGACACCATCCGGGATCTGGTCCGTCAGGGCTCCACGATCCTGCTCACGACCCAGTACCTGGACGAGGCCGATCAGCTGGCCGACCGGATCGCCGTCATCGATCGCGGCCGGAAGGTGGCCGAAGGCACGTCGTCCGAACTGAAGTCGTCCATCGGATCGTCAACGCTCGCGGTGGGCATCACCGATGCCGATCGCATCGACGAGGCCGTCGGCATCGTCTCGGTCACGTTGGACCGGGCCGCGACCAGATCACCCGAGTCCGCCAGGTTGGTGGTCCCGCTGCGGACGTCGGACGAGACCGTCACCGCGTTGATCGCCTTGCGCGACAGGGGGATCGAGGTCTCCGAGATCAAGGTCCAGGAACCCACGTTGGACGAGGTCTTCCTGGCACTGACCGGCGAGCCCACCCACGACGACGACGCCGGCGCCGCCCAGCCGGCGGCCTGA
- a CDS encoding ABC transporter permease — MTITDTRAADAAPARTTQPPAHLPSHVGLRETVRQTWLMAGRTLIKMRRNPEQFIDVAIQPLLFTAMFGFIFGGAIAGGVSAYLPLLIPGILVQTALTTCMATGVTLRDDMDKGVFDRFKSLPMSRIAPLAGPVLADSVRYVIATVLTFATGFAMGYRPGGGFWGVLGACALIIVSAWSLAWIFTFLGTVMKSAQGLSGVSMMILFPLTFLSNAFVPADSLPGWLKAFVNVNPVSHIVSATRDLANDGRITGQVGWALLGCVIVVGIFAPLALRSYRRQL; from the coding sequence ATGACGATCACCGACACCCGCGCGGCAGACGCCGCACCGGCCCGCACCACCCAGCCTCCCGCCCACCTGCCAAGCCACGTCGGCCTGCGGGAGACCGTCCGTCAGACCTGGCTGATGGCCGGCCGAACCTTGATCAAGATGCGGCGCAACCCCGAGCAGTTCATCGATGTCGCGATCCAGCCGCTGCTGTTCACCGCCATGTTCGGCTTCATCTTCGGCGGCGCGATCGCGGGTGGCGTCAGCGCCTACCTGCCGCTGCTGATCCCCGGCATTCTCGTCCAGACGGCACTGACCACCTGCATGGCCACCGGCGTCACCCTGCGCGACGACATGGACAAGGGAGTCTTCGACCGGTTCAAGTCGCTCCCGATGTCCAGGATCGCGCCGCTCGCGGGGCCGGTGCTGGCGGACTCGGTGCGCTACGTCATCGCGACGGTGCTCACCTTCGCCACCGGTTTCGCCATGGGGTACCGCCCCGGCGGCGGGTTCTGGGGGGTCCTCGGCGCGTGCGCGCTGATCATCGTCTCCGCCTGGTCGCTTGCCTGGATCTTCACTTTTCTCGGCACCGTGATGAAGTCGGCCCAAGGACTGTCCGGGGTGTCGATGATGATCCTGTTCCCGCTCACCTTCCTGTCCAACGCCTTCGTGCCGGCCGACTCGCTGCCCGGCTGGCTCAAGGCGTTCGTCAACGTGAACCCGGTGTCGCACATCGTCTCTGCCACCCGCGACCTGGCCAACGACGGCCGGATCACCGGTCAGGTCGGCTGGGCGCTGTTGGGCTGCGTCATCGTCGTGGGGATCTTCGCCCCGCTGGCTCTGCGCAGCTATCGGCGTCAGCTCTGA
- a CDS encoding BTAD domain-containing putative transcriptional regulator — protein sequence MSVRLQLLGRPAFDGQPLPPGRGTELIAALVGAGDRGLSDSALIDTLWGDELPEHPRKSLQILVSRVRSQVGDIVVRSGPGYRCGLAPDEIDVPAATAAAHSATSALSAGDPAAAVTHARRVLELWQHADTSGAGAGVLADLIIDRVIDHQRAQRILGIATARLGDHAAAAPALAAAAGTDPWDQEVRVEIIRGIAAGAGTAAALDHLEEFRRKLRDELGLDPDASLTLLQTTLLRADQPTTRTGVRHPTSGLLGRDDDVRELLSLLGRRRLVSVVGPGGLGKTTLAHLVGSAVDASTVVFVPLAGISGPAATITEISTVLGVWEARPAQLARLRAGQQGSIPGAVAALGQGAVLILDNCEHLLDDAAATVTDLLAASADLRILVTSRAPLQLPGEAVHLLPELDRATSVELFTRRAVDAGHPVLDWTDLEHAAVDRLCARLDGLPLAIELAAARTRVLSVVQIDRRLDDRFALLRGGSRTAPERHRTLEAVIDWSWQLLDGPQREALRILSGFADGVGLDAAESVLADLLPESDTLDVIEQLVAQSMVVGPGRREVSRLRVLETVREFALGRMDGLPLVEIRAAIVRWAAAGCDRAAELYGPEPFAIIDWVREEQDNLVAALRWAVEADDVAAVQRIFLVLSSLWLIESAYTRAGSFTDPVFEVVRRALPDLRDLDDEDERRLRAVLMMIALSSMLSPGRTGVRATVALRRRPAPAVADQLDALTIVLARSGEFRRFEGTEADLALAGGNPYVVTAAALLAGQWWENLGDIQRTLQVTELSVRVIPRDASPWLAAMARARLGEVLMQTGRFQEASLHLRDVQPMLARIGAWGDVWQAKFGIALGHLHAGELELAQAVMAGEATNLTDELGALQPLVTATRAELLLAGGDLSGGLEQWRQATREALVREDQMGESGLEPWTLSMEALCVIAHVRHDARSEITEQADQLCHKLFRIIDQPPKVGAAPLFGGLDIPVTGAVTRAVGLWLLPLDPDRAVQLLALAERLSPSRTWPQLSPERAEQDARATAGALFDEARRASADFSPEQAVQAVRTMLPAQWRRAGSIAEAAESSGG from the coding sequence GTGTCCGTTCGCCTGCAGTTGCTCGGCCGGCCCGCGTTCGACGGGCAGCCACTGCCCCCGGGACGCGGCACCGAGTTGATCGCTGCTCTGGTCGGCGCCGGCGACCGCGGCCTGTCGGACTCCGCGCTGATCGACACGCTGTGGGGTGACGAGCTCCCCGAGCATCCCCGCAAATCGTTGCAGATTCTCGTCTCCCGGGTGCGGTCACAGGTCGGCGACATCGTCGTCCGCAGCGGCCCCGGCTACCGCTGCGGCCTCGCCCCGGACGAGATCGACGTGCCTGCCGCGACCGCCGCAGCGCACTCTGCGACGAGCGCGTTGAGCGCCGGCGACCCGGCGGCCGCGGTGACCCACGCACGGCGGGTCCTGGAGCTCTGGCAGCACGCCGACACCAGCGGTGCAGGCGCGGGCGTGCTGGCCGACCTGATCATCGATCGGGTGATCGATCATCAACGGGCACAACGGATCCTGGGCATCGCGACCGCCCGACTCGGCGATCACGCCGCCGCTGCTCCGGCGCTCGCCGCGGCGGCCGGGACCGATCCGTGGGACCAGGAGGTCCGGGTGGAGATCATCCGCGGGATCGCCGCAGGGGCCGGAACTGCTGCCGCCCTCGATCACCTGGAGGAGTTCCGCAGGAAGCTGCGGGACGAGCTCGGACTGGATCCGGATGCATCCTTGACCCTGCTGCAGACCACTCTGCTGCGCGCCGATCAACCCACCACCCGCACCGGTGTCCGCCACCCGACGTCCGGGCTGCTGGGCCGGGACGACGACGTCCGCGAGCTGCTCTCCCTGCTGGGACGTCGACGGCTCGTGTCGGTGGTCGGCCCCGGCGGATTGGGCAAGACCACCCTGGCCCACCTGGTCGGATCGGCGGTGGACGCTTCCACCGTGGTGTTCGTGCCGCTGGCGGGCATCAGCGGTCCGGCGGCGACGATCACCGAGATCAGCACCGTGCTCGGCGTCTGGGAAGCGCGGCCCGCGCAGCTGGCCAGGCTGCGCGCCGGCCAACAGGGATCGATCCCGGGCGCCGTCGCCGCTCTCGGGCAGGGCGCCGTGCTCATCCTGGACAACTGCGAACACCTGCTCGACGACGCCGCGGCCACCGTGACCGACCTGTTGGCCGCATCGGCCGACCTGCGAATCCTCGTCACCAGTCGAGCACCCCTGCAGCTCCCGGGCGAAGCCGTGCATCTACTGCCCGAACTGGACCGGGCGACCTCGGTCGAGCTGTTCACCCGGCGTGCGGTCGACGCGGGACATCCGGTGCTGGACTGGACCGACCTCGAACACGCTGCAGTCGACCGGTTGTGCGCCCGACTCGACGGTCTCCCGCTCGCCATCGAACTGGCCGCGGCCCGCACCAGGGTGCTGTCGGTCGTGCAGATCGACCGCCGGTTGGACGACCGGTTCGCGTTGCTGCGCGGCGGATCCCGGACGGCGCCGGAACGCCATCGCACCCTCGAGGCGGTCATCGACTGGAGCTGGCAGCTGCTGGACGGCCCGCAGCGGGAGGCACTGCGCATCCTGTCGGGTTTCGCGGACGGTGTCGGTCTGGACGCAGCGGAGTCCGTGCTCGCCGACCTGCTGCCGGAGTCGGACACACTCGACGTGATCGAGCAACTCGTCGCCCAGTCCATGGTCGTCGGGCCGGGCCGGCGGGAGGTGTCCAGGCTGCGCGTCCTGGAGACGGTGCGGGAGTTCGCCCTGGGCCGGATGGACGGTTTGCCGCTCGTCGAAATCCGGGCCGCGATCGTGCGGTGGGCGGCCGCCGGCTGCGACCGGGCGGCCGAGCTCTACGGTCCAGAGCCGTTCGCGATCATCGACTGGGTGCGCGAGGAGCAGGACAATCTGGTCGCGGCGCTGCGCTGGGCCGTCGAGGCCGACGACGTGGCAGCGGTCCAGCGGATCTTCCTGGTGCTGTCCAGCCTCTGGTTGATCGAATCCGCCTACACCCGGGCCGGATCGTTCACCGATCCGGTGTTCGAGGTGGTGCGTCGGGCGCTGCCCGATCTGCGGGACCTCGACGACGAGGACGAGCGGCGACTGCGCGCCGTGCTGATGATGATCGCCCTGTCGTCGATGCTGTCGCCCGGCCGTACCGGTGTCCGGGCGACCGTCGCATTGCGGCGTCGACCCGCACCTGCCGTCGCCGACCAACTGGACGCGTTGACCATCGTGCTGGCGCGATCCGGCGAGTTCCGCCGCTTCGAGGGGACCGAGGCGGATCTGGCGCTGGCCGGCGGTAACCCGTATGTCGTGACCGCCGCCGCTCTGCTCGCCGGTCAGTGGTGGGAGAACCTGGGCGACATCCAGCGCACCCTGCAGGTCACCGAGCTGTCGGTCCGGGTGATCCCCCGGGACGCCAGCCCCTGGCTCGCTGCGATGGCCAGGGCGAGGCTCGGCGAGGTGCTGATGCAGACCGGCAGGTTCCAGGAGGCGAGCCTGCACCTGCGGGATGTGCAACCGATGCTCGCCCGGATCGGCGCCTGGGGTGATGTCTGGCAGGCGAAGTTCGGCATCGCACTGGGACATCTGCATGCCGGCGAGCTGGAACTGGCGCAGGCCGTGATGGCGGGGGAGGCCACGAACCTCACGGACGAGCTGGGGGCGCTGCAGCCGCTGGTGACGGCGACCCGTGCCGAGCTCCTGCTCGCCGGGGGTGACCTCAGCGGCGGGCTCGAGCAGTGGCGGCAGGCCACCCGCGAGGCGCTGGTGCGCGAGGACCAGATGGGCGAGTCCGGGCTGGAACCGTGGACGCTGTCGATGGAGGCCCTGTGTGTCATCGCGCACGTGCGTCACGACGCCCGCTCGGAGATCACGGAGCAGGCTGATCAGCTCTGCCACAAGCTCTTCCGGATCATCGACCAGCCGCCGAAGGTCGGTGCGGCGCCGCTCTTCGGCGGCCTGGACATCCCCGTCACCGGAGCGGTGACCCGCGCAGTCGGGTTGTGGCTGCTGCCACTGGATCCCGATCGCGCCGTGCAGCTGCTCGCACTGGCCGAGCGACTCTCGCCCAGCCGGACCTGGCCGCAGCTCTCACCGGAGCGGGCGGAACAGGACGCACGGGCAACGGCCGGCGCGCTCTTCGACGAGGCCAGGCGCGCTTCGGCGGACTTCTCCCCCGAGCAGGCGGTCCAAGCCGTACGCACGATGCTCCCCGCGCAGTGGAGGCGCGCAGGGAGCATCGCGGAGGCGGCCGAGTCCTCGGGAGGCTGA
- a CDS encoding family 1 glycosylhydrolase, with product MAGLMFGVASTALSVDGADGAGEAPRADTVWDTFAAAGRTADGTGPRSAPAQRIETLLPPVQELGVREFRFGVNWARVRPDGVHTEQAALDSYERWVDLLLGAGIEPVLTLHHGDLPLELMLGGGWLERDTSALFGEYAADVAGRLGDRVSRWVTMVDPFGTAFHGYGFGVDAPGIVLLGGAFTALHHALLGHGTAVDAIRTAAGREVRVGPLADHTVADPATPSDADRTAAAWYDSFHNELVAGAVLDGHYPAAFDHLPGAALDAAAPEDAAVISAPLDFYGVRFEFGRTIAAAQDNSSVPFSMVEPDDVELTAAGWPVRADDLHRSLVMLHRRHALVPPIRVEVGASFTGPGEDERRARHLREHLEATESAVRQGVPVESFAYGHLTDGWEFGDGMTRPSGLIAVDPQTGTATPRPVLQHYRELVRSRTDPGTGVDERASGDIDAPGG from the coding sequence ATGGCAGGTCTCATGTTCGGTGTCGCCTCCACAGCGCTGTCGGTGGACGGTGCGGACGGGGCAGGGGAGGCTCCCCGCGCCGACACCGTGTGGGACACCTTTGCTGCAGCGGGACGGACCGCGGACGGGACCGGCCCCCGATCCGCTCCGGCGCAACGGATCGAGACGCTGCTGCCGCCCGTGCAGGAGCTCGGCGTGCGCGAGTTCCGGTTCGGCGTCAACTGGGCCAGGGTCCGGCCGGACGGGGTGCACACCGAACAGGCCGCCCTGGACTCCTACGAGCGGTGGGTCGATCTGCTGCTGGGCGCCGGGATCGAGCCGGTGCTCACCCTGCACCACGGTGACCTGCCGCTGGAGTTGATGTTGGGCGGTGGGTGGTTGGAGCGTGACACCTCGGCGTTGTTCGGGGAGTACGCGGCGGACGTCGCCGGGCGGCTGGGTGATCGCGTCAGCCGGTGGGTCACGATGGTCGATCCGTTCGGAACGGCCTTCCACGGCTACGGATTCGGGGTCGATGCACCAGGAATCGTTTTGCTGGGCGGCGCTTTCACCGCCCTGCACCACGCACTGTTGGGTCACGGCACCGCCGTCGACGCGATCCGTACCGCCGCCGGTCGAGAAGTGCGGGTGGGGCCGCTGGCCGACCACACGGTGGCCGATCCAGCGACACCCTCCGACGCGGATCGGACCGCCGCGGCCTGGTACGACAGCTTTCACAACGAGCTGGTGGCCGGCGCTGTGCTCGACGGCCACTACCCGGCGGCCTTCGACCATCTCCCCGGTGCGGCCCTGGACGCGGCGGCGCCGGAGGACGCAGCGGTGATCTCGGCCCCGCTGGACTTCTACGGCGTGCGCTTCGAGTTCGGCCGGACGATCGCGGCTGCCCAGGACAACTCATCGGTGCCGTTCAGCATGGTCGAGCCGGACGACGTCGAGCTGACCGCAGCCGGCTGGCCGGTCCGGGCCGACGACCTGCACCGCTCACTGGTGATGCTGCACCGGCGCCATGCGCTGGTGCCGCCGATCCGCGTCGAAGTCGGTGCCTCCTTCACCGGTCCCGGGGAGGACGAGCGACGCGCCCGTCACCTTCGTGAGCACCTGGAGGCGACCGAAAGTGCTGTCCGGCAAGGGGTACCGGTCGAGAGCTTTGCCTACGGCCATCTCACGGACGGCTGGGAGTTCGGGGACGGGATGACGAGACCGTCCGGCCTGATCGCGGTGGATCCGCAGACCGGGACGGCCACGCCGCGTCCTGTTCTTCAGCACTACCGGGAGCTGGTCCGCAGCCGCACCGACCCGGGGACGGGTGTGGACGAGAGGGCCTCCGGAGATATCGACGCCCCGGGTGGATGA
- the recG gene encoding ATP-dependent DNA helicase RecG: protein MRDAGITGKPGKVLVEKIGVETVGDLLRYYPRKYSERGQLTDLSALVVGEKATVWAKVVKVHDRSLQPGSGRGGRRGGLKLVTTVTIGDGRKQLTCAFFNQFHIAKVLRPGTEAMFSGTVKDFRGELQLSSPQWAVVSTPDTLDSIADPAEAKTAIEVVEQFAGGIIPIYALVEGLTQSVIQNSVRVVLDLLGPIQDPVPDELLATRGLVGLGAALRHIHRPGSRAELDHARARLKYDEALAIQLVLARRREEARSFPAEPCPRIDDGLLAAFDSALPFELTQGQHEVGEQIATDLATIHPMNRLLQGEVGSGKTVVALRAMLQVIDSGRQAVMLAPTEVLAAQHARSLRSVLGPLGAGGELGSDSRATRITLLTGSMATGARRSALLDIASGQAGITVGTHALLSDGVFFAELGLVVIDEQHRFGVEQRDALRSKGPEGSPPHVLVMTATPIPRTVAMTVYGDLETSTLSELPRGRSPISTTVVPAAERPAWLERAWLRIREEVAAGHQAYVVCPKIGDDEPGRSRARSADDEELGEPDDWDSEPEETTARRPPLSVDQVATLLESGPLQGLRLARLHGRLPPAEKDEVMQSFAAGDIDVLVSTTVIEVGVDVPNATMMVVMDAERFGLSQLHQLRGRVGRGSAPGVCLLVTEAPEASPSRVRLDAVAQISDGFALADRDLELRQEGNVLGTSQAGRTSSLKLLSLRTDREVVEDARDDAQALVAGDPGFSKFPRLLAMAQDVIDEQGQAYLDKA from the coding sequence CTGCGCGATGCGGGCATCACCGGGAAGCCGGGCAAGGTGCTCGTCGAGAAGATCGGTGTCGAGACCGTCGGCGACCTGCTGCGGTACTACCCACGCAAGTACTCCGAACGGGGGCAGCTCACCGACCTCAGTGCTCTGGTGGTGGGGGAGAAGGCAACGGTCTGGGCCAAGGTCGTGAAGGTCCACGACCGCTCCCTGCAACCCGGCAGCGGGCGCGGCGGGCGCCGCGGCGGCCTCAAGTTGGTGACGACGGTGACGATCGGCGACGGCCGGAAGCAGCTCACCTGCGCCTTCTTCAACCAGTTCCACATCGCGAAGGTGCTCAGACCGGGGACCGAGGCGATGTTCTCCGGGACGGTCAAGGACTTCCGCGGCGAGCTGCAGTTGTCGTCACCGCAGTGGGCCGTTGTGTCGACGCCCGACACGCTGGACTCCATCGCCGATCCGGCCGAGGCGAAGACGGCGATCGAGGTGGTCGAACAGTTCGCCGGCGGCATCATCCCGATCTACGCCCTGGTGGAGGGGCTGACCCAGTCGGTGATCCAGAACAGTGTGCGGGTGGTGCTCGACCTGCTCGGGCCCATCCAGGACCCGGTCCCTGACGAGCTCCTCGCCACCCGTGGCCTGGTCGGTCTCGGCGCTGCTCTGCGACACATCCACCGACCCGGCAGTCGCGCCGAGCTCGATCACGCCCGCGCGCGGCTGAAGTACGACGAGGCGTTGGCGATCCAGTTGGTCCTCGCACGGAGACGGGAGGAGGCGCGCAGTTTCCCGGCCGAACCGTGCCCGCGGATCGACGACGGACTGCTCGCGGCCTTCGACTCGGCGCTGCCGTTCGAGTTGACGCAGGGGCAGCACGAGGTCGGTGAACAGATCGCCACCGACCTGGCCACCATCCACCCGATGAACCGGTTGCTGCAGGGCGAGGTCGGCTCCGGCAAGACCGTGGTGGCGCTGCGCGCGATGCTGCAGGTGATCGACTCCGGTCGGCAGGCCGTGATGCTCGCGCCGACCGAAGTGCTGGCGGCGCAACATGCCCGCTCCCTGCGGTCCGTGCTCGGACCGCTCGGGGCCGGAGGCGAACTCGGATCCGACTCACGCGCCACCCGGATCACCCTGCTCACCGGATCGATGGCGACCGGGGCCCGCCGGTCGGCACTGCTGGACATCGCGTCCGGACAGGCCGGCATCACCGTAGGGACGCACGCGCTGCTGAGCGACGGGGTGTTCTTCGCCGAACTCGGACTCGTGGTGATCGACGAGCAGCACCGGTTCGGCGTCGAGCAGCGCGATGCGTTGCGCAGCAAGGGACCCGAGGGCTCACCGCCGCACGTCCTGGTGATGACGGCCACGCCGATCCCGCGCACCGTGGCGATGACCGTCTACGGCGATCTGGAGACCTCGACCCTGTCGGAACTGCCGCGCGGGCGATCGCCGATCTCCACGACCGTCGTCCCGGCTGCCGAGCGGCCCGCGTGGTTGGAGCGGGCCTGGCTGCGCATCCGGGAGGAGGTCGCCGCCGGCCACCAGGCCTACGTGGTGTGCCCGAAGATCGGCGACGATGAACCCGGCCGGAGCAGGGCGCGCAGTGCCGACGACGAGGAGCTCGGGGAACCGGACGACTGGGACTCGGAACCCGAGGAGACCACCGCGCGACGGCCACCGCTGTCGGTCGACCAGGTCGCGACGTTGCTGGAATCCGGGCCGCTGCAAGGCCTTCGGCTCGCCCGGCTGCACGGCCGGTTGCCGCCGGCGGAGAAGGACGAGGTCATGCAGTCGTTCGCCGCCGGCGACATCGACGTGCTGGTCTCGACCACGGTGATCGAGGTCGGCGTCGATGTACCCAACGCGACGATGATGGTGGTGATGGACGCCGAGCGGTTCGGGCTGTCGCAGCTGCACCAACTGCGCGGCCGGGTCGGCCGGGGGAGCGCGCCGGGAGTGTGCCTGCTGGTCACCGAAGCCCCGGAGGCGTCGCCGTCCCGGGTGCGGCTGGATGCGGTGGCGCAGATCAGCGATGGCTTCGCCCTCGCCGACCGCGACCTCGAGCTCCGGCAGGAGGGCAACGTCCTCGGCACCTCGCAGGCCGGTCGCACCTCGTCGCTCAAGCTGCTCTCGCTGCGCACCGACCGCGAGGTGGTCGAGGACGCTCGGGACGACGCCCAGGCCCTCGTCGCCGGCGACCCGGGCTTCTCGAAGTTCCCCCGACTGCTGGCCATGGCCCAGGACGTCATCGACGAGCAGGGTCAGGCGTACCTCGATAAGGCGTAG
- a CDS encoding sigma-70 family RNA polymerase sigma factor codes for MSDSGWFDELYRTSYSRLVLIVFGLTGNLGDAEEAVQDAFARGYAKRSTLAGVDNREAWLTTVALNAARRRFRRSRLFTSRSSDDHDEELRSRQGRIRAAVNPAEFVPSRLDLVDALARVPADQRQVLVMFHLADLPMDEIAARLGVPLGTVKSRLARGRTALAALLADTPEGSRFDDRGTTGASQDGEPR; via the coding sequence GTGTCCGACAGCGGCTGGTTCGACGAGCTGTACCGGACGTCCTACAGCCGCCTGGTGCTCATCGTGTTCGGCCTCACCGGAAACCTCGGCGATGCAGAGGAGGCGGTACAGGACGCGTTCGCCCGCGGCTACGCGAAGCGGAGCACGCTCGCCGGGGTCGACAACCGCGAAGCTTGGCTGACCACCGTCGCGCTCAACGCCGCGCGTCGTCGGTTCCGGCGGAGTCGGCTGTTCACCAGTCGATCTTCGGACGATCACGACGAGGAGCTGCGCAGCCGTCAGGGCCGCATTCGGGCCGCGGTCAACCCTGCCGAGTTCGTCCCGTCCCGGTTGGACCTGGTCGACGCGCTGGCACGGGTCCCCGCCGACCAGCGGCAGGTGCTCGTGATGTTCCACCTCGCCGATCTGCCGATGGACGAGATCGCGGCGCGGCTCGGTGTGCCGCTCGGCACGGTGAAGTCGCGACTCGCGCGTGGTCGCACCGCACTGGCCGCATTGCTCGCCGACACTCCCGAAGGGTCCCGGTTCGATGACCGCGGCACCACCGGCGCATCCCAGGACGGAGAACCCCGATGA